The genomic segment ACAGCCGGGCGGTTCGTCTGCTCCGCGACCGGGTCGTTCAACTCGCCGGAGTTCCGGCCGAGAGCTCGGGTGCGTGGAGCGCGTTCGGTGCGGACGCGAGCGCCACAAAGGTCATCGGGCCGACCACCGCGCTTGCGGCCCTGCGCCAGGGCGAGGAACACATCATCAGTGAGTACGAAGCGGCACTGACGGATGCGGAGATCAGCCCCGACTGCCACCCCATGATTCAGACGGACCTGCTGACACCGACTCAAAAGCACGTCGACGAGTTGAACCGGCTCCTCGGTGGGCAGAATCGTTGGTGACGATGATCCCGATCTACTTCCTGTGTCGTACTAATGCGGTTGAACGACCCACATCTGATCCGAACGACCGGTTGATCGCCCAAACGGCCGCGGCTCCCGGCCCCATCGCGGACCCGTACCACGAAACACTCTCTGTGGTGCCGGGTAACGGGGCGTGTGCGAAAGTGTTTTTCCCGGCCATCCACGTGTGAAGCGGGTCGTTGTCAAATGTGAAAAGGAGTTCCTCATGTATTCCTTCCCCCTCGGCGGAGCGAATCGAACTGTTCGGACGCCGGGACCCGGTTTAATCGGCGTCGCGGTCATTGTGGTCGCGTGCGCCCTGGTACCGGCAGTCGGATGGCTCGTTTCCGCGCCGGCCGCGGGCACGTGGTACGAGGGGCTCGTGAAGCCGAGTTGGACGCCGCCCGAATGGGCGTTCGGGCCGGTGTGGAGAGCGTTGTATGCGATGATGGCCGTCGCCGCCTCCATTGTGTGGTTGTCGCGCCGCCGCGACGACGTGTGCTGCCCGCTCAGCGCGTTCGCGGTTCAACTGGCGCTCAACCTCGCGTGGAGCGTGTGCTTTTTCGGGTTGCGCAGCCCGCTCCTGGGCTTTTTGGACGCGTGCCTGTTGTGGGTCGCCGTGTCTCTGACCACAGCGGAGTTCTTTCTCGTGTCACGTCCGGCCGGCTGGCTCATGGCCCCCTACTGGCTCTGGGTCACGTTCGCGGCTGCGGTTAACGGCGCGATCCTGATCCTCGGAGGCTGAGCGAGAGTTAACTTGACGCGTTCGAGAGTGACACATTTTCCCACATCGGGGAGTTGTGGGTGGTCCGACTGATGTGACTGCGGGGGCGCCGAGAAGCGCCGAGAACCGCGTCACGCCGTCCGGGCCGATCGTCGGATGAGTCACTATCTCCGACAGCGACGGAGATGGCGCGGGGGACCGCTGCGAGAAGAACCGGTGTGTGACTCCCCTGGTGCGGCCACCGACTGTCGGAGACCGCCGGCTACCCGAAAATGGCCCACCTTGTGTCACTCCAAGGACGTCGAGGACCGGCACAAAATCCTATTCCATTTCATCCGCAACAAGGACAATTGTCGGGGCGATTACTTCCGCCCGCCGCGGCCGATCCCGTAGTAGGTGAAGCCGAGCGCCTCCATCGGCCGGGGCTCGTACACGTTGCGGCCGTCGAACACGACCCGGCCGGTCAGGAGCCGCTTCATGACCTCGAAATCCGGGTTGCGGAACTCGGGCCACTCGGTGACGACCACCAGGGCGTCGGCCCCCTCGAGGGCGCCGTACGGGCGGTCGGCGTAGTACAACGTGTCGCCGTAGAGCGCGCGGACGTTGGCCATCGCTTCGGGGTCGTGGACCCGGACCCGGACCCCGGCCCCCAGCAGCGCGTCGATGAGGGCCAGCGCGCGCCTCCCGGATGTCGTCGGTCCGGGGCTTGAACGCCAGCCCCCAGAGGGCCAGGGTCCTCCCCGCCAGCGCCGCCCCGAAGTGCTGCTGGATCTTGGTGAACAGCACCTGCTTCTGCGCGTCGTTCACCGCGTCCACGGCCTGCATGAGCTTGAGCGGCAGGGCGGTCCGCCGCCCCATCGCGATGATCGCCTCCACGTCCTTGGGGAAACACGACCCCCCGTACCCGGGGCCGGGGAACAGGAACGGGAACCCGATCCGCTGGTCGTGCCCGATCCCCTTGCGGACGTCGTTGATGTCCGCGCCCAGGCGGTCGCACAGGTTGGCCATCTCGTTGATGAAGCTGATCTTGGTGGCGAGCATCGCGTTGGCCGCGTACTTGGTCATCTCGGCCGACTCGGGGGACATCACCAGGAACGGCCGCTCGGTCCGCAGGAACGGCGCGTACAGCTCGCGCAGCACCTCGCTCACTTCCGGCCGGCGGGTGCCGACGACCACCCGGTCCGGCCGCATGAAGTCCTCGATCGCGGCCCCTTCCTTCAGGAACTCGGGGTTGCTCGCCACGTCCACGTGCGGGGCCCCGGCCGCCGCCAGCCGCTCGGCCACCTGCGCGTTGGTGCCCACCGGGACGGTGCTCTTGGTGACCACCACCCGCGCCCCCGGCGGGCCCGGCGGGGCGTCCCGCAGCGCCGCCCCGATCGCGTCGGCGACCGCGAACACGGCGGTCAGGTCGGCGTCGCCCGCGTCCGACTGGGGGTGCCGACGGC from the Frigoriglobus tundricola genome contains:
- a CDS encoding ferritin-like domain-containing protein produces the protein MNTTMYDPLTSDTTALNALLRGEMAAVEAYTRALGLFGDDELIGDLQKIRDDHSRAVRLLRDRVVQLAGVPAESSGAWSAFGADASATKVIGPTTALAALRQGEEHIISEYEAALTDAEISPDCHPMIQTDLLTPTQKHVDELNRLLGGQNRW
- a CDS encoding TspO/MBR family protein, whose amino-acid sequence is MYSFPLGGANRTVRTPGPGLIGVAVIVVACALVPAVGWLVSAPAAGTWYEGLVKPSWTPPEWAFGPVWRALYAMMAVAASIVWLSRRRDDVCCPLSAFAVQLALNLAWSVCFFGLRSPLLGFLDACLLWVAVSLTTAEFFLVSRPAGWLMAPYWLWVTFAAAVNGAILILGG